The Elephas maximus indicus isolate mEleMax1 chromosome 19, mEleMax1 primary haplotype, whole genome shotgun sequence genome contains a region encoding:
- the UBTF gene encoding nucleolar transcription factor 1 isoform X1: protein MNGEADCPTDLEMAAPKGQDRWSQEDMLTLLECMKNNLPSNDSSKFKTTESHMDWEKVAFKDFSGDMCKLKWVEISNEVRKFRTLTELILDAQEHVKNPYKGKKLKKHPDFPKKPLTPYFRFFMEKRAKYAKLHPEMSNLDLTKILSKKYKELPEKKKMKYIQDFQREKQEFERNLARFREDHPDLIQNAKKSDIPEKPKTPQQLWYTHEKKVYLKVRPDATTKEVKDSLGKQWSQLSDKKRLKWIHKALEQRKEYEEIMRDYIQKHPELNISEEGITKSTLTKAERQLKDKFDGRPTKPPPNSYSLYCAELMANMKDVPSTERMVLCSQQWKLLSQKEKDAYHKKCDQKKKDYEVELLRFLESLPEEEQQRVLGEEKMLNINKKQATSPASKKPSQEGSKGGSEKPKRPVSAMFIFSEEKRRQLQEERPELSESELTRLLARMWNDLSEKKKAKYKAREAALKAQSERKPAGEREERGKLPESPKRAEEIWQQSVIGDYLARFKNDRVKALKAMEMTWNNMEKKEKLMWIKKAAEDQKRYERELSEMRAPPAAANSSKKMKFQGEPKKPPMNGYQKFSQELLSNGELNHLPLKERMVEIGSRWQRISQSQKEHYKKLAEEQQKQYKVHLDLWVKSLSPQDRAAYKEYISNKRKSMTKLRGPNPKSSRTTLQSKSESEEDDEEDEDDEDEDEEEEDDENGDSSEDGGDSSESSSEDESEDGDENEEDDEDEDDDEDDDEDEDNESEGSSSSSSSSGDSSDSDSN, encoded by the exons ATGAACGGAGAAGCCGATTGCCCCACAGACCTGGAAATGGCCGCCCCCAAAGGCCAAG accGCTGGTCCCAGGAAGACATGCTGACTTtgctggaatgtatgaagaacaATCTTCCATCCAATGACAGCTCCAAGTTCAAAACCACCGAGTCACacatggactgggaaaaagtagCATTTAAAGACTTTTCTGGAGACATGTGCAAGCTAAAATGGGTGGAGATATCTAATGAG GTGAGAAAGTTCCGCACATTGACAGAATTGATCCTTGATGCTCAGGAACATGTTAAAAATCCTTACAAAGGCAAAAAACTCAAG AAACACCCAGACTTCCCAAAGAAGCCCCTGACTCCTTATTTCCGTTTCTTCATGGAGAAGCGGGCTAAGTATGCGAAACTCCACCCTGAAATGAGCAACCTGGACCTGACCAAGATTCTGTCCAAGAAATACAAGGAGCTTCCTGAGAAGAagaag atGAAATATATTCAGGACTTCCAGAGGGAGAAACAGGAGTTCGAGCGAAACCTGGCCAGATTCAG GGAGGATCACCCTGACCTAATCCAGAATGCCAAGAAGTCGGACATCCCCGAGAAACCCAAAACCCCCCAGCAGCTGTGGTACACCCATGAGAAGAAGGTGTACCTCAAAGTGCGGCCAGAT GCCACTACGAAGGAGGTGAAGGACTCCCTGGGGAAGCAGTGGTCTCAGCTCTCGGACAAAAAGAGGCTGAAATGGATTCATAAGGCCCTGGAGCAGCGGAAGGAGTACGAG GAGATTATGCGTGACTACATCCAGAAGCACCCCGAGCTGAACATCAGTGAGGAGGGCATCACCAAGTCCACCCTCACCAAGGCCGAACGCCAGCTCAAAGACAAGTTTGATGGGCGACCCACCAAGCCACCTCC GAACAGCTACTCGCTGTACTGTGCAGAGCTGATGGCCAACATGAAGGATGTGCCCAGCACAGAGCGCATGGTGCTATGTAGCCAGCAGTGGAAGCTGCTCTCCCAGAAGGAGAAGGATGCCTACCACAAGAAGTGCGACCAG AAAAAGAAGGATTATGAAGTGGAGCTGCTCCGCTTTCTAGAG AGCCTGCCTGAAGAGGAGCAGCAGCGGGTCCTGGGGGAGGAAAAGATGTTGAACATCAACAAGAAACAAGCCACCAGCCCAGCCTCCAAGAAGCCCTCCCAGGAAGGGAGCAAG GGTGGTTCGGAGAAACCCAAGCGGCCTGTGTCGGCCATGTTTATTTTTTCTGAGGAGAAGCGGCGGCAGCTACAGGAGGAACGGCCTGAGCTGTCTGAAAGTGAGCTGACCCGCCTGCTGGCTCGCATGTGGAATGACCTGTCGGAGAAGAAGAAG GCCAAGTACAAGGCTCGGGAGGCAGCCCTGAAAGCCCAGTCAGAGAGGAAACCAGCTGGGGAGCGTGAGGAACGGGGCAAGCTGCCGGAGTCGCCCAAGAGGGCAGAGGAGATCTGGCAGCAGAGTGTTATCGGCGACTACCTGGCCCGCTTTAAG AATGACCGGGTGAAGGCCTTGAAGGCCATGGAGATGACCTGGAAcaacatggaaaagaaagagaaactgaTGTGGATTAAGAAGGCAGCTGAAGACCAAAAGAGATACGAG AGAGAGCTGAGCGAGATGCGGGCCCCTCCAGCTGCTGCAAACTCTTCCAAGAAGATGAAGTTCCAGGGAGAACCCAAGAAGCCTCCCAT GAACGGTTACCAGAAGTTCTCCCAGGAGCTGCTGTCCAACGGGGAACTGAATCACCTGCCTCtgaaggagcgcatggtggagaTCGGCAGCCGCTGGCAGCGCATCTCCCAGAGCCAGAAGGAGCACTACAAGAAGCTGGCTGAGGAGCAGCAGAAGCAGTACAAGGTGCACCTGGACCTCTGGGTCAAG AGCCTGTCTCCCCAGGACCGCGCAGCATACAAAGAGTACATCTCCAAT AAACGTAAGAGCATGACCAAGCTGCGAGGCCCAAACCCCAAGTCCAGCCGGACTACTCTGCAGTCCAAGTCG GAGTCAGAGGAGGATGACGAGGAAGACGAGGATGACGAGGATGAGGATGAAGAAGAGGAGGATGATGAGAATGGGGATTCCTCTGAAGACGGTGGGGACTCCTCGGAGTCGAGCAGCGAGGATGAGAGCGAGGACGGGGATGAG AATGAAGAGGATGATGAGGACGAGGATGATGATGAGGATGACGATGAGGATGAGGACAATGAGTCTGAGGGCAGCAGCTCCAGTTCCTCCTCCTCTGGGGACTCCTCGGACTCTGACTCCAACTGA
- the UBTF gene encoding nucleolar transcription factor 1 isoform X2, translating into MNGEADCPTDLEMAAPKGQDRWSQEDMLTLLECMKNNLPSNDSSKFKTTESHMDWEKVAFKDFSGDMCKLKWVEISNEVRKFRTLTELILDAQEHVKNPYKGKKLKKHPDFPKKPLTPYFRFFMEKRAKYAKLHPEMSNLDLTKILSKKYKELPEKKKMKYIQDFQREKQEFERNLARFREDHPDLIQNAKKSDIPEKPKTPQQLWYTHEKKVYLKVRPDEIMRDYIQKHPELNISEEGITKSTLTKAERQLKDKFDGRPTKPPPNSYSLYCAELMANMKDVPSTERMVLCSQQWKLLSQKEKDAYHKKCDQKKKDYEVELLRFLESLPEEEQQRVLGEEKMLNINKKQATSPASKKPSQEGSKGGSEKPKRPVSAMFIFSEEKRRQLQEERPELSESELTRLLARMWNDLSEKKKAKYKAREAALKAQSERKPAGEREERGKLPESPKRAEEIWQQSVIGDYLARFKNDRVKALKAMEMTWNNMEKKEKLMWIKKAAEDQKRYERELSEMRAPPAAANSSKKMKFQGEPKKPPMNGYQKFSQELLSNGELNHLPLKERMVEIGSRWQRISQSQKEHYKKLAEEQQKQYKVHLDLWVKSLSPQDRAAYKEYISNKRKSMTKLRGPNPKSSRTTLQSKSESEEDDEEDEDDEDEDEEEEDDENGDSSEDGGDSSESSSEDESEDGDENEEDDEDEDDDEDDDEDEDNESEGSSSSSSSSGDSSDSDSN; encoded by the exons ATGAACGGAGAAGCCGATTGCCCCACAGACCTGGAAATGGCCGCCCCCAAAGGCCAAG accGCTGGTCCCAGGAAGACATGCTGACTTtgctggaatgtatgaagaacaATCTTCCATCCAATGACAGCTCCAAGTTCAAAACCACCGAGTCACacatggactgggaaaaagtagCATTTAAAGACTTTTCTGGAGACATGTGCAAGCTAAAATGGGTGGAGATATCTAATGAG GTGAGAAAGTTCCGCACATTGACAGAATTGATCCTTGATGCTCAGGAACATGTTAAAAATCCTTACAAAGGCAAAAAACTCAAG AAACACCCAGACTTCCCAAAGAAGCCCCTGACTCCTTATTTCCGTTTCTTCATGGAGAAGCGGGCTAAGTATGCGAAACTCCACCCTGAAATGAGCAACCTGGACCTGACCAAGATTCTGTCCAAGAAATACAAGGAGCTTCCTGAGAAGAagaag atGAAATATATTCAGGACTTCCAGAGGGAGAAACAGGAGTTCGAGCGAAACCTGGCCAGATTCAG GGAGGATCACCCTGACCTAATCCAGAATGCCAAGAAGTCGGACATCCCCGAGAAACCCAAAACCCCCCAGCAGCTGTGGTACACCCATGAGAAGAAGGTGTACCTCAAAGTGCGGCCAGAT GAGATTATGCGTGACTACATCCAGAAGCACCCCGAGCTGAACATCAGTGAGGAGGGCATCACCAAGTCCACCCTCACCAAGGCCGAACGCCAGCTCAAAGACAAGTTTGATGGGCGACCCACCAAGCCACCTCC GAACAGCTACTCGCTGTACTGTGCAGAGCTGATGGCCAACATGAAGGATGTGCCCAGCACAGAGCGCATGGTGCTATGTAGCCAGCAGTGGAAGCTGCTCTCCCAGAAGGAGAAGGATGCCTACCACAAGAAGTGCGACCAG AAAAAGAAGGATTATGAAGTGGAGCTGCTCCGCTTTCTAGAG AGCCTGCCTGAAGAGGAGCAGCAGCGGGTCCTGGGGGAGGAAAAGATGTTGAACATCAACAAGAAACAAGCCACCAGCCCAGCCTCCAAGAAGCCCTCCCAGGAAGGGAGCAAG GGTGGTTCGGAGAAACCCAAGCGGCCTGTGTCGGCCATGTTTATTTTTTCTGAGGAGAAGCGGCGGCAGCTACAGGAGGAACGGCCTGAGCTGTCTGAAAGTGAGCTGACCCGCCTGCTGGCTCGCATGTGGAATGACCTGTCGGAGAAGAAGAAG GCCAAGTACAAGGCTCGGGAGGCAGCCCTGAAAGCCCAGTCAGAGAGGAAACCAGCTGGGGAGCGTGAGGAACGGGGCAAGCTGCCGGAGTCGCCCAAGAGGGCAGAGGAGATCTGGCAGCAGAGTGTTATCGGCGACTACCTGGCCCGCTTTAAG AATGACCGGGTGAAGGCCTTGAAGGCCATGGAGATGACCTGGAAcaacatggaaaagaaagagaaactgaTGTGGATTAAGAAGGCAGCTGAAGACCAAAAGAGATACGAG AGAGAGCTGAGCGAGATGCGGGCCCCTCCAGCTGCTGCAAACTCTTCCAAGAAGATGAAGTTCCAGGGAGAACCCAAGAAGCCTCCCAT GAACGGTTACCAGAAGTTCTCCCAGGAGCTGCTGTCCAACGGGGAACTGAATCACCTGCCTCtgaaggagcgcatggtggagaTCGGCAGCCGCTGGCAGCGCATCTCCCAGAGCCAGAAGGAGCACTACAAGAAGCTGGCTGAGGAGCAGCAGAAGCAGTACAAGGTGCACCTGGACCTCTGGGTCAAG AGCCTGTCTCCCCAGGACCGCGCAGCATACAAAGAGTACATCTCCAAT AAACGTAAGAGCATGACCAAGCTGCGAGGCCCAAACCCCAAGTCCAGCCGGACTACTCTGCAGTCCAAGTCG GAGTCAGAGGAGGATGACGAGGAAGACGAGGATGACGAGGATGAGGATGAAGAAGAGGAGGATGATGAGAATGGGGATTCCTCTGAAGACGGTGGGGACTCCTCGGAGTCGAGCAGCGAGGATGAGAGCGAGGACGGGGATGAG AATGAAGAGGATGATGAGGACGAGGATGATGATGAGGATGACGATGAGGATGAGGACAATGAGTCTGAGGGCAGCAGCTCCAGTTCCTCCTCCTCTGGGGACTCCTCGGACTCTGACTCCAACTGA